A single region of the Microbulbifer sp. MKSA007 genome encodes:
- a CDS encoding ion transporter produces the protein MSEVSISQKLTLAERCERVVAAPLFNQIIIGMILLNAVAVGLETSTWVTERFGTLLGAINQLILASFVIEALVKIFAHGARPWRYFASGWNCFDFTIIALSLIPATGPLATLARLVRVLRVLRLVSAFPELRTLVDTLLRSLPSMMHIALLMSIIFYIYGVAGYFLFHDIDPTHWRTLPIAFLSLFRIVTFEDWTDIMYTAMDSMPWAWLYFVSFVVMGAFVMINLFIGVVLNNLEEAKLRRMDEMCLPPSQTEILRELRATQASLARLQKRMEESTYQPEAKGAAQ, from the coding sequence ATGAGCGAAGTTAGTATTTCTCAAAAGTTGACCCTGGCTGAACGCTGCGAGCGAGTCGTCGCAGCGCCGTTATTTAACCAAATCATTATCGGAATGATTCTACTCAATGCTGTCGCTGTTGGGTTGGAGACTTCCACTTGGGTGACGGAGCGCTTTGGTACGCTGCTGGGCGCTATTAATCAACTGATTCTCGCCTCATTTGTTATTGAGGCGCTGGTTAAAATTTTTGCCCATGGGGCCCGTCCCTGGCGTTACTTTGCCAGTGGTTGGAATTGCTTTGATTTTACTATTATTGCACTGAGTTTGATCCCTGCTACAGGGCCGCTAGCTACCCTGGCGCGTTTGGTGCGGGTATTAAGGGTTTTGCGGCTGGTGTCTGCATTCCCGGAACTCCGCACACTGGTGGACACGCTTTTGCGCAGTTTGCCAAGCATGATGCACATTGCTTTGTTGATGAGCATCATTTTCTATATCTATGGTGTAGCGGGTTATTTCCTATTTCACGATATTGATCCAACTCACTGGCGCACTTTACCCATCGCATTTTTGAGTTTATTCCGCATAGTCACCTTTGAGGACTGGACGGATATTATGTATACAGCGATGGATTCGATGCCTTGGGCCTGGCTTTACTTCGTCAGCTTTGTGGTCATGGGGGCGTTCGTAATGATTAACCTCTTTATCGGTGTAGTCTTGAATAACCTGGAAGAGGCCAAATTGCGACGAATGGATGAAATGTGTCTGCCTCCAAGCCAGACCGAAATCCTGCGCGAACTCCGCGCAACCCAGGCCTCTCTCGCACGCCTGCAAAAAAGAATGGAAGAATCCACTTATCAACCAGAGGCTAAGGGGGCCGCACAATGA
- a CDS encoding aminodeoxychorismate/anthranilate synthase component II: MILMIDNYDSFTWNVVQYLEELGAKVVVKRNDEITLEEIEAMAPEKIVISPGPCTPNEAGISLDTIRRFAGSIPILGICLGHQSIGQVFGGRVVRARQVMHGKTSPIVHNNLGVFHGLSNPFEATRYHSLVVEKSSLPECLEITAWTETEDGEIDEIMGVKHRELAVEGVQFHPESILTMHGHDMLRNFIES, encoded by the coding sequence ATGATTTTAATGATCGATAACTACGACTCCTTTACCTGGAATGTAGTGCAGTACCTGGAAGAGCTGGGTGCAAAAGTGGTGGTAAAACGCAACGACGAAATTACCCTGGAAGAAATCGAGGCAATGGCGCCAGAGAAAATTGTGATTTCGCCGGGTCCCTGTACCCCCAATGAGGCGGGTATTTCTCTCGATACCATTCGCCGCTTTGCCGGCAGTATCCCTATTTTGGGTATTTGTCTGGGGCACCAGAGTATTGGGCAGGTCTTCGGTGGCAGGGTAGTTCGTGCCCGGCAGGTTATGCACGGCAAAACATCTCCTATAGTGCACAACAATTTGGGGGTGTTCCACGGTTTGTCCAACCCATTTGAGGCGACTCGCTATCACTCACTGGTAGTGGAGAAAAGCAGTTTACCGGAATGCCTGGAGATCACTGCCTGGACTGAGACAGAGGATGGTGAAATTGACGAGATCATGGGCGTGAAGCACCGGGAATTAGCAGTAGAAGGGGTGCAATTTCATCCTGAGTCAATTCTCACCATGCACGGTCACGATATGTTGAGAAACTTTATCGAGTCTTGA
- the trpD gene encoding anthranilate phosphoribosyltransferase: MNIQQAIAKLVDGEHLTREEMRETVGQIMRGEALESQIGALLIALRIRGETVDEIVGAVETMRELAVKVELDLENTVDIVGTGGDGANLFNVSSASSFVAAAAGAKVAKHGNRSVSSSSGSADLLEHAGVFLELSPSQMARCVETIGIGFMFAPSFHNAMRHVGPSRKALGLRTIFNLLGPMTNPAGVKRKVIGVYDKRYCRLLAEVLQKLGSEHVLVLHSDDGLDEASIAADTFAVELKDGALQEYTLKPEDFGLLRRDLSDLSVSGSEDSLALIRNALGKRNTEAGQKAADIIALNAGLAIYVSGVAHSAEQGVAMAQDAIDSGLAGGKINDLAAFTSAFRPEEIQS; this comes from the coding sequence ATGAATATTCAACAGGCCATTGCCAAACTGGTGGATGGCGAACACCTTACTCGTGAAGAAATGCGCGAAACCGTGGGCCAGATTATGCGTGGCGAAGCGCTGGAGTCACAGATAGGCGCACTCCTTATAGCACTGCGTATACGCGGTGAGACAGTCGATGAAATTGTCGGCGCAGTGGAAACCATGCGTGAGCTGGCGGTAAAGGTTGAGCTCGACCTGGAAAACACAGTTGATATTGTCGGCACCGGTGGCGATGGCGCCAATCTATTTAACGTGTCCAGTGCGAGCAGCTTTGTTGCAGCTGCTGCCGGAGCTAAGGTAGCCAAGCATGGCAATCGCTCGGTGTCGTCCAGTAGTGGTTCTGCGGACCTGCTTGAGCACGCCGGCGTATTTTTGGAATTGAGTCCCTCGCAGATGGCGCGTTGCGTAGAGACTATCGGTATTGGCTTTATGTTTGCGCCCAGCTTTCACAATGCAATGCGCCACGTTGGCCCATCGCGAAAGGCATTGGGACTGCGTACCATCTTCAATCTACTCGGGCCGATGACAAATCCGGCGGGGGTAAAGCGCAAAGTAATCGGTGTGTATGACAAGCGCTACTGTCGCCTGTTGGCTGAGGTTCTGCAAAAGCTCGGTTCAGAGCATGTGCTGGTTTTACATAGTGATGATGGGCTCGATGAAGCCAGTATTGCTGCGGATACCTTTGCTGTGGAATTAAAGGATGGTGCCTTGCAGGAATATACCCTCAAGCCTGAAGACTTTGGCTTGCTGCGCCGTGACCTCTCTGATCTTAGTGTTTCTGGTTCCGAGGACTCCCTGGCCCTGATTCGCAATGCGCTGGGTAAGCGCAATACTGAGGCGGGGCAAAAAGCCGCGGATATTATTGCGCTTAACGCAGGCCTGGCAATTTATGTCAGCGGCGTTGCGCACTCTGCAGAGCAAGGTGTCGCTATGGCACAAGATGCTATCGACAGCGGTCTCGCCGGAGGGAAAATTAACGATCTTGCCGCGTTTACCAGTGCGTTTCGCCCAGAGGAAATTCAATCGTGA
- the trpC gene encoding indole-3-glycerol phosphate synthase TrpC, which yields MVSTPTILKTIVERKWQEVAERKAECSTDEVRLRARDQEPVRGFVDAVDRKISTGEAAVIAEIKKASPSKGVIREDFLPAEIATSYEKGGAACLSVLTDVDFFQGADNYLQQARDAVRLPVLRKDFTVDPYQIYEARAIGADCILLIAACLEDPQMADLNGLALELGLDVLVEVHNHKELERALALPNRLIGINNRNLHTFDVQLENTFKLLDLIPDDRLVVTESGIHTTDDVAAMRGHNVNAFLVGEAFMREEEPGRKLMEMFN from the coding sequence ATCGTGAGTACACCGACCATTTTAAAAACAATTGTCGAGCGCAAGTGGCAGGAGGTTGCTGAGCGGAAGGCTGAGTGCTCCACCGACGAAGTTCGCCTTCGCGCCAGGGATCAGGAACCGGTGAGAGGCTTTGTCGATGCAGTGGATCGCAAGATTTCCACTGGTGAGGCTGCAGTAATTGCCGAAATTAAAAAAGCCTCTCCCAGTAAAGGCGTGATTCGCGAGGATTTCCTTCCTGCAGAAATTGCTACCAGCTATGAAAAAGGTGGCGCGGCTTGTCTGTCAGTACTAACCGATGTCGACTTTTTTCAGGGTGCAGATAATTACTTGCAGCAGGCCCGAGATGCCGTACGCCTACCGGTGCTGCGCAAGGACTTTACCGTTGATCCCTACCAAATCTATGAAGCTCGCGCGATTGGGGCCGACTGTATTTTGCTGATTGCAGCCTGCCTGGAAGATCCACAGATGGCGGATCTCAACGGGCTCGCTTTGGAGTTGGGTTTGGATGTCTTGGTGGAAGTGCATAACCACAAGGAGTTGGAGAGGGCCCTGGCATTACCTAACCGCTTAATCGGCATCAATAATCGCAATCTGCACACTTTCGATGTGCAGCTGGAAAATACCTTTAAGTTACTGGACTTGATCCCCGACGACCGTCTTGTGGTCACGGAAAGTGGTATTCATACCACAGATGATGTTGCGGCGATGCGTGGTCATAACGTCAATGCTTTCCTGGTGGGAGAGGCCTTTATGCGGGAGGAGGAGCCGGGCAGAAAATTGATGGAAATGTTTAACTGA
- the crp gene encoding cAMP-activated global transcriptional regulator CRP has translation MRNKSVTVAIEDPMTIGNIEDFLAHCHRRRYPAKSTIIYAGDRCESLYFIMRGSVTVLIEDDEGREMIVAYLNDGDFFGEMGLFDQDTRSAWVRTKTECEVAEISYTKFQELTRQHPEFLFALATQMAGRLRNTTRKVGDLAFLDVTGRVARTLLDLCNEPDAMTHPEGMQIKITRQEIGRIVGCSREMVGRVLKTLEEQGLVSVKGKTMVVYGTR, from the coding sequence ATGAGGAATAAATCCGTGACGGTTGCTATCGAAGACCCCATGACTATCGGCAATATTGAAGACTTTCTGGCCCACTGCCACCGGCGTCGCTACCCGGCCAAGAGCACAATTATCTATGCTGGCGACCGCTGTGAATCCCTTTATTTCATTATGCGCGGTTCCGTTACAGTTCTGATTGAGGACGATGAAGGCCGCGAGATGATCGTTGCCTACCTCAACGACGGAGACTTTTTCGGTGAGATGGGCCTGTTCGATCAGGACACCCGCAGTGCCTGGGTCCGCACCAAAACCGAGTGTGAGGTGGCAGAAATCTCCTACACCAAGTTCCAGGAACTCACTCGCCAGCACCCAGAGTTTCTTTTTGCCCTGGCCACCCAAATGGCAGGCCGCCTGCGCAACACCACACGCAAAGTTGGTGATCTCGCCTTCCTGGATGTCACCGGGCGTGTCGCTCGCACCCTGCTCGACCTCTGCAATGAGCCGGATGCAATGACTCACCCCGAGGGCATGCAAATAAAAATCACCCGCCAGGAAATTGGCCGTATCGTCGGCTGCTCCCGGGAAATGGTGGGCCGCGTATTAAAAACCCTGGAAGAACAGGGCCTGGTTTCCGTTAAAGGTAAAACCATGGTGGTGTACGGTACCCGCTAG
- a CDS encoding OsmC family protein, giving the protein MQGKVTWVNDLTFVGEAGSGNSVVMEGGRTNNGVRPMEMILLGVGGCAAYDVVSILQKARQDIISCHCELEGVRPDTTPSPFERIEMKFVVRGRGLKESHVARAVELSAEKYCSGSIMLRNAGVEIVHSYSVEEA; this is encoded by the coding sequence ATGCAGGGGAAAGTAACCTGGGTAAATGATTTAACCTTTGTCGGTGAAGCCGGCAGTGGTAATTCGGTAGTGATGGAAGGCGGCCGCACAAATAATGGTGTGCGCCCGATGGAAATGATTTTGCTGGGCGTCGGTGGCTGCGCGGCTTACGATGTGGTGAGTATTTTACAGAAGGCGAGACAAGACATTATTTCCTGTCATTGCGAACTGGAAGGTGTGCGCCCGGATACAACCCCATCGCCGTTTGAGCGAATTGAAATGAAGTTTGTAGTGCGCGGTCGCGGATTGAAGGAATCCCATGTTGCCCGTGCAGTGGAACTCTCCGCAGAGAAATACTGCTCAGGCTCCATCATGTTGCGCAATGCGGGCGTCGAGATTGTGCACAGCTACAGCGTTGAAGAAGCTTGA
- the coq7 gene encoding 2-polyprenyl-3-methyl-6-methoxy-1,4-benzoquinone monooxygenase → MSKRSLSGLDRLLIQADRALRTLSPGEPCHGRASPAKGEAETDLTDSERKHAAGLMRVNHSGEVCAQALYQGQALTAKLPEVRGEMERAADEEIDHLAWCEQRLKELDSRPSLLNPLWYGMSFGLGAAAGKISDRISLGFVAATEDQVCKHLESHLEKLPADDKRSRAVVEQMLIDEDEHAHAALAAGGARFPAPVKGVMSLVSKVMTSASYKI, encoded by the coding sequence ATGAGTAAACGCAGCCTCAGCGGACTCGACCGCCTGTTAATTCAAGCGGATCGGGCTCTGCGCACCCTGAGCCCCGGCGAACCCTGCCACGGCCGGGCATCCCCGGCGAAGGGTGAAGCCGAGACAGACCTCACCGACAGCGAACGCAAACACGCCGCTGGCCTTATGCGGGTCAACCATAGCGGTGAAGTCTGCGCCCAGGCGCTCTACCAGGGCCAGGCCCTGACAGCCAAGCTGCCCGAGGTGCGGGGGGAAATGGAGCGCGCTGCCGATGAGGAGATCGACCATCTGGCCTGGTGTGAACAGCGCTTGAAGGAATTGGACAGCCGCCCCAGCCTACTCAACCCGCTGTGGTATGGCATGTCCTTTGGGCTCGGCGCCGCCGCCGGGAAAATCAGCGACCGAATCAGCCTCGGTTTTGTGGCCGCTACGGAAGACCAGGTGTGTAAACATCTTGAGAGCCACCTCGAAAAGCTTCCCGCCGACGACAAGAGAAGCCGTGCGGTAGTGGAACAGATGTTAATTGACGAAGACGAGCACGCCCACGCCGCACTGGCCGCCGGTGGTGCCCGCTTCCCCGCTCCGGTAAAAGGAGTGATGTCTCTGGTATCCAAAGTAATGACTTCAGCCAGTTATAAGATCTGA
- the purD gene encoding phosphoribosylamine--glycine ligase, translating to MNVLVIGSGGREHALAWKAAQNPNVGTVYVAPGNAGTAREPKLENIAIGVDNFAALADFAEENGVELTIVGPEAPLVEGIVDFFNARGLAIFGPSKGASQLEGSKAFTKDFLERHKIPTAAYRNFTEVEPAVAYIRERGAPIVVKADGLAAGKGVIVAETEEQAELAVRDMLSGNAFGEAGCRVVIEEFLQGEEASFIVMVDGENILPMATSQDHKRVGDGDTGPNTGGMGAYSPAPVVTDTIYQRIMQEVIEPTVKGLASEGTPYTGFLYAGLMIDSDGTPKVIEYNCRFGDPETQPIMIRLKSDLVDLCMAALDKKLDTVTAEWDPRPALGVVLAAHGYPGSYRKGDAISGLDKADSDNAKVFHAGTALDGERVVTNGGRVLCATAMGDTVAKAQENAYDSARAIYWDGVFFRKDIGYRAVEREKVSAEQQD from the coding sequence ATGAACGTATTGGTTATCGGATCAGGTGGCCGCGAGCACGCTCTGGCGTGGAAAGCAGCGCAAAACCCAAATGTCGGCACCGTCTATGTTGCCCCAGGCAACGCCGGCACTGCCCGCGAACCCAAGCTGGAAAATATCGCGATCGGTGTGGATAACTTCGCCGCCCTGGCAGATTTCGCCGAAGAAAACGGCGTAGAACTAACTATTGTCGGCCCGGAAGCACCGCTGGTAGAGGGTATTGTCGATTTCTTTAATGCCCGTGGCCTCGCTATTTTTGGCCCCAGCAAAGGCGCCTCCCAACTGGAGGGCTCCAAAGCCTTTACCAAGGACTTTCTCGAGCGCCACAAAATCCCCACCGCTGCCTACCGCAATTTCACCGAAGTGGAGCCGGCGGTTGCCTACATTCGCGAGCGCGGCGCGCCCATCGTGGTTAAAGCCGACGGCTTGGCTGCGGGCAAGGGTGTAATCGTTGCCGAAACCGAAGAGCAGGCTGAGCTCGCTGTACGCGATATGCTGTCTGGAAACGCCTTTGGTGAAGCCGGCTGCCGCGTGGTTATCGAGGAGTTCCTCCAGGGTGAGGAAGCGAGCTTTATCGTGATGGTGGATGGTGAAAATATCCTGCCGATGGCCACCAGCCAGGATCACAAGCGCGTTGGCGATGGCGATACCGGCCCTAATACGGGCGGTATGGGTGCCTACTCCCCGGCACCGGTGGTGACTGACACCATTTACCAGCGCATTATGCAAGAGGTAATCGAACCCACCGTTAAAGGCCTGGCCTCTGAGGGTACGCCCTACACCGGTTTCCTTTACGCCGGCCTGATGATCGACAGCGACGGTACTCCGAAGGTTATCGAGTACAACTGCCGCTTTGGCGATCCGGAAACCCAGCCAATTATGATTCGTCTGAAGTCGGACCTGGTCGACCTGTGCATGGCTGCTCTGGACAAGAAGCTGGACACTGTCACTGCTGAGTGGGACCCCCGCCCAGCCCTGGGTGTGGTACTTGCCGCTCACGGCTATCCCGGCAGCTACCGCAAAGGCGATGCCATCAGCGGCCTAGACAAAGCAGACAGTGACAATGCCAAGGTCTTCCACGCCGGTACCGCACTGGATGGTGAGCGCGTAGTCACCAATGGTGGCCGGGTGTTGTGCGCAACAGCAATGGGAGATACCGTCGCTAAAGCTCAGGAAAATGCCTATGACTCAGCTCGGGCTATCTACTGGGACGGCGTGTTCTTCCGGAAAGATATCGGCTACCGCGCTGTCGAAAGAGAAAAGGTTTCTGCAGAGCAGCAGGACTAA
- the purH gene encoding bifunctional phosphoribosylaminoimidazolecarboxamide formyltransferase/IMP cyclohydrolase translates to MTDKVSIRRALISVSDKSGIVEFAQQLSAMGVEILSTGGTHRQLKEAGIPVVEVSDYTGFPEMMDGRVKTLHPKVHGGILGRRGTDDAIMGEHGITPIDMVVVNLYPFAQTVAKPDCSLEDAIENIDIGGPTMVRAAAKNHKDVTIVVNASDYGKIIEEMKANDGALSHVSRFDLAVKAFEHTAGYDGAIANYLGAIKGEEKQLFPRTYNSQFIKKLDLRYGENPHQKSAFYTEANPAEASISTATQLQGKELSYNNIADTDAALECVKSFEQPACVIVKHANPCGVAIAEDIRTAYDLAFATDSESAFGGIIAFNRELDGATARAIVERQFVEVIIAPSVSEEVKQAVAEKKNLRLLVCGQWSSERTPALDYKRVNGGLLVQDRDDGLITAADLKVVSKRQPTEEEIRDLLFTWKVAKFVKSNAIVYGKDGRTVGVGAGQMSRVNSARIAAIKAEHAGLAVAGSVMASDAFFPFRDGIDNAAAVGIQAVIQPGGSMRDEEVIAAADEHNMAMVFTGMRHFRH, encoded by the coding sequence ATGACAGACAAGGTTTCCATCCGCCGCGCTCTAATTAGTGTCTCTGACAAGAGTGGCATTGTAGAGTTCGCTCAACAGCTCTCCGCAATGGGGGTTGAGATTCTTTCCACCGGCGGAACCCACCGCCAGCTCAAGGAAGCGGGTATTCCCGTGGTAGAAGTTTCCGACTACACCGGCTTCCCCGAAATGATGGACGGCCGTGTCAAAACTCTGCACCCGAAAGTACACGGTGGCATTCTGGGGCGCCGTGGTACCGATGATGCCATCATGGGCGAGCACGGTATCACCCCGATCGATATGGTGGTGGTTAACCTCTACCCCTTCGCTCAAACCGTTGCCAAGCCCGACTGTTCCCTCGAAGACGCTATCGAGAACATCGATATCGGCGGCCCTACCATGGTTCGCGCTGCCGCCAAGAACCACAAAGATGTCACTATCGTGGTCAATGCCAGCGATTACGGCAAGATCATCGAGGAGATGAAAGCTAACGATGGTGCCCTGAGCCACGTCAGCCGCTTTGATCTGGCGGTAAAAGCCTTCGAACACACTGCGGGCTACGACGGCGCTATTGCCAATTACCTGGGCGCCATTAAAGGCGAAGAAAAGCAGCTGTTCCCGCGCACCTACAACAGCCAATTTATCAAGAAACTGGATCTACGCTACGGTGAGAACCCGCACCAGAAATCCGCTTTCTATACCGAAGCCAACCCAGCTGAGGCCAGTATTTCCACTGCCACCCAGCTGCAGGGCAAAGAGCTGTCCTACAACAATATCGCCGATACCGATGCCGCACTGGAGTGCGTTAAGTCCTTCGAGCAACCCGCCTGCGTGATCGTTAAACACGCCAACCCCTGTGGTGTGGCGATCGCTGAAGATATTCGCACGGCCTACGACCTGGCTTTCGCTACCGACAGCGAATCCGCCTTTGGCGGTATCATCGCCTTCAACCGGGAACTCGATGGCGCCACTGCCCGCGCTATCGTCGAGCGACAGTTTGTTGAAGTCATCATCGCACCGTCAGTCTCCGAAGAGGTCAAACAGGCCGTTGCCGAGAAGAAGAACCTGCGCCTGCTGGTATGCGGCCAGTGGAGCAGCGAGCGCACCCCGGCGCTGGACTACAAGCGCGTCAATGGCGGCCTGCTGGTTCAGGACCGCGACGACGGCCTGATCACCGCTGCCGACCTGAAAGTGGTCTCCAAGCGCCAGCCCACTGAAGAGGAAATCCGCGATCTGCTGTTTACCTGGAAAGTGGCCAAGTTCGTAAAATCCAATGCCATCGTATACGGCAAAGACGGTCGCACTGTGGGCGTAGGCGCAGGCCAGATGAGCCGCGTAAACTCCGCGCGTATCGCCGCGATCAAGGCCGAGCACGCCGGCCTCGCCGTTGCAGGATCCGTTATGGCTTCCGATGCCTTCTTCCCCTTCCGCGACGGCATCGATAATGCTGCCGCTGTAGGAATCCAGGCGGTCATCCAGCCCGGCGGCTCCATGCGCGATGAAGAAGTGATCGCCGCAGCGGACGAGCACAATATGGCCATGGTATTTACCGGTATGCGCCACTTCCGCCACTAA
- the fis gene encoding DNA-binding transcriptional regulator Fis, giving the protein MNNEVLIPDTGNEEVSSRGQTQLAQPQQQSLRDAVEHAMENYFRHLDGQMVTDVYDMVLSEIEAPMLEVVMKYTRHNQTRAAQLLGLNRGTLRKKLKRYGLL; this is encoded by the coding sequence ATGAACAACGAAGTATTAATTCCGGATACTGGCAATGAAGAAGTATCCTCCAGGGGACAGACTCAACTGGCACAGCCACAGCAGCAGTCCCTGCGCGATGCCGTCGAGCACGCAATGGAGAACTACTTCCGCCACCTGGATGGCCAGATGGTAACCGATGTCTACGACATGGTGCTGTCGGAGATCGAAGCGCCCATGCTCGAAGTGGTGATGAAATACACCCGCCACAACCAGACCCGCGCCGCGCAATTACTGGGTCTCAACCGTGGCACCCTGCGCAAGAAGCTGAAGCGCTACGGCCTGCTGTAA
- the dusB gene encoding tRNA dihydrouridine synthase DusB, giving the protein MAGVTDRPFRQLCRELGAGLVVSEMVTSDTRLWNSRKSRLRLDHGGEAAPISVQIAGGDPEMMAEAARENARRGAQIIDINMGCPAKKVCKKAAGSALLRDEKLVADILQAVVQSVSVPVTLKIRTGWCPDSRNGVTVAKMAEDSGVAALAVHGRTRACGYHGQAEFDTIAEIVSRVKIPVFANGDICSAERAREVLDYTGASAVMIGRAAQGRPWIFREIAHYLATGERLPEPTLDEVRNILLAHLGELHRFYGEVMGVRIARKHVGWYLKTLADSESFRKTFFQIESAEVQHASVHEWFERRITRGAQAA; this is encoded by the coding sequence ATGGCCGGTGTCACCGACCGCCCCTTCCGCCAGCTGTGCCGAGAACTCGGCGCCGGATTGGTGGTTTCGGAGATGGTGACCTCGGACACTCGCCTGTGGAACAGCCGCAAGTCCCGCTTGCGCCTGGATCACGGTGGCGAAGCGGCGCCCATATCGGTGCAGATCGCCGGCGGTGATCCTGAGATGATGGCGGAAGCCGCTCGGGAGAATGCTCGTCGCGGCGCGCAAATCATCGATATTAATATGGGTTGCCCGGCAAAAAAGGTGTGTAAGAAAGCAGCGGGCTCCGCCCTGCTGCGGGATGAAAAGCTGGTAGCGGATATTCTTCAAGCCGTGGTCCAGTCTGTTTCCGTCCCGGTGACGCTAAAGATCCGCACCGGCTGGTGCCCGGATTCCCGCAATGGCGTCACTGTAGCCAAAATGGCCGAGGATTCCGGGGTCGCTGCACTGGCGGTTCACGGTCGCACTCGCGCCTGTGGCTACCACGGACAGGCTGAATTCGATACCATTGCCGAAATTGTATCCAGGGTAAAAATCCCGGTTTTTGCCAATGGCGACATCTGCAGTGCTGAGAGAGCCCGAGAGGTGCTCGATTACACTGGCGCATCGGCGGTCATGATTGGCCGTGCAGCACAGGGACGACCATGGATTTTTCGGGAAATAGCCCACTATCTCGCCACTGGCGAGCGGCTACCCGAACCGACATTGGATGAAGTCAGGAATATTTTGCTCGCCCATTTGGGCGAACTACACCGATTCTACGGTGAAGTGATGGGGGTCCGTATCGCTCGCAAACATGTGGGCTGGTACTTGAAGACGCTCGCGGATAGCGAGTCCTTCCGCAAGACCTTTTTCCAAATAGAGAGTGCAGAAGTACAACATGCCAGCGTTCACGAGTGGTTTGAACGCCGAATAACGAGAGGGGCACAAGCGGCATGA
- a CDS encoding DUF3426 domain-containing protein: MSQLVTRCPHCSTSFHINDQQLRAARGAVRCGSCLQVFRADENIVFSESDSESRNDLEALLEDDDFLIHDDIELDEDEPATPPSPPAVDQTAGRESATNEGAPDSAPKSEPKEYSAAAQELIGDAFGDHEWQELEASHTEEEAEPEEDLDKILKPDWEELPDFDSDPSPEYNGQPEVPEFETSSSLAEESSWDNNEPAVSTESVDTPPPTEESRQEPYFGGESTTAEEPQREQLISAIQPAPVEMSWGVPKKKRTASPWLWRALIPLSILGIVIQVAYFQFDSLSRKQPWRDFYAAACPLFGCTLPQLKDTRAIQATNLMVRTHPQLQGALVVDAVLLNTAPYAQPFPNLLLNFSDLKDKAVASRRFTPNEYLQGELAGRKLMPQDSPIHIAIEVVDPGAEAVNYELNITH, encoded by the coding sequence ATGTCTCAACTGGTAACCCGCTGCCCTCATTGCAGCACATCATTTCATATTAATGACCAGCAACTGCGCGCTGCCCGCGGCGCCGTTCGCTGTGGGTCTTGCCTGCAGGTGTTTCGCGCAGACGAAAATATCGTTTTCTCAGAAAGTGATAGCGAGAGCCGCAATGATTTGGAGGCTTTGCTGGAAGACGATGACTTCCTGATCCACGACGATATCGAGCTCGACGAGGACGAACCCGCCACCCCGCCATCTCCACCAGCTGTAGATCAAACTGCCGGTCGGGAGAGTGCAACCAATGAGGGGGCACCTGACAGCGCGCCCAAATCTGAACCAAAAGAATATAGTGCAGCAGCGCAGGAATTAATTGGTGACGCCTTTGGCGACCATGAGTGGCAGGAGCTGGAAGCATCTCACACCGAAGAGGAAGCGGAACCCGAAGAGGACCTGGATAAAATCCTCAAGCCGGACTGGGAAGAACTTCCTGATTTTGATTCTGACCCTTCGCCCGAGTACAACGGCCAACCTGAAGTACCGGAGTTTGAAACTTCTAGCTCCCTCGCTGAGGAATCGTCTTGGGACAACAATGAGCCTGCAGTATCAACCGAGTCTGTAGATACACCTCCCCCCACTGAGGAAAGCCGCCAGGAGCCTTACTTCGGTGGCGAATCTACCACTGCTGAAGAGCCGCAGCGGGAGCAATTGATCTCAGCCATCCAGCCCGCGCCTGTGGAGATGTCGTGGGGAGTCCCCAAAAAGAAACGCACCGCCTCTCCCTGGCTATGGCGCGCATTGATTCCCCTATCGATCCTCGGCATAGTGATTCAGGTTGCATACTTCCAGTTCGATAGCCTCAGCCGCAAACAACCCTGGCGCGACTTCTATGCTGCCGCCTGCCCACTATTCGGCTGCACCTTACCTCAACTAAAAGATACCCGGGCGATCCAGGCCACAAACTTAATGGTGCGTACCCACCCGCAGCTGCAGGGCGCCCTGGTAGTGGATGCAGTGCTGCTAAATACCGCCCCCTACGCACAACCCTTCCCCAACCTGTTGCTGAACTTCAGCGACCTGAAGGACAAGGCTGTGGCCAGTCGCCGGTTTACCCCGAACGAGTACCTACAGGGGGAGTTGGCCGGACGCAAACTAATGCCCCAGGACAGCCCCATTCATATCGCGATTGAGGTGGTTGACCCCGGTGCAGAAGCGGTAAACTACGAGTTGAACATCACTCACTGA